Genomic DNA from Melioribacteraceae bacterium 4301-Me:
TCTATTATTGAGTAATTTGTTTTGAATATATAAAGCAAGTTGTAATAATTTTTTTTCTTCGAATTGATTTGCTAACAGCTGCATTCCAATTGGAAGTCCTTTTTTATCTTTTCCAATAGGAATGTTCATGCCTGGTATGCCTGCGAGGTTGGCTGTTGTTGTATAAACATCGTTTAAATACATCTCTAACGGGTCATTGGTCTGTTCACCAATTTTAAAAGCAGTTGTTGGTGTAGTAGGAGTTATTAAAATATCGACAGATTTGAAAGCGTTGTCGAAATCATTTTTAAATAGTCGTCTTACCTTCTGTGCTTTTCCGTAGTATGCATCATAATAGCCTGCGGAAAGGACATAAGTACCGAGCATTATTCTATTTTTTACTTCATGGCCAAAGGCTTCTGACCTTGTATTAATATACATATCCGACAAATCGCCTTTTAACTGTGAACGGTAACCATATTTAACGCCGTCATAACGAGCAAGATTCGAAGATGCCTCTGCTGTAGTTAAAATGTAATATGTTGATATAGCATATTCAGTCATAGGCAGTGAAATTTCCGTAATTGTAAACCCATTTTGTCTTAGTTTCTCAGTTATACTTAGTACAGCTAATTTAATTTCCTCGTTTAATCCAGAGCCGAAATATTCTTTAGGAAGTCCAATTTTTAATTTTGGTGCGTTTTCGTAGTTATTAATTGTATATTTTTCTGGTATATTATTGTAGGAAGTTGAGTCTTTTTCATCGTAACCAGCAATAGTTTCTAATATTAAAGACAAATCTTCTACATTATTTGCTAATGGTCCAATAGTATCAAAAGAAGAAGCGTAAGCCGTTAGCCCATATCGGGATACAAGTCCATATGTAGGTTTTAGCCCATAAATACCACAAAAAGCAGCAGGCTGCCGTATTGAACCGCCAGTATCTGAACCAAGAGCGGCATCACATAAATTAGCTGCTACTGCAACTGCAGAGCCACCACTTGAACCTCCTGGTACTCGTTCATTATCGTGAGGGTTTCTTACGAATCCGAAAGCAGAATTTTCGTTGGAAGAACCCATTGCAAATTCATCGCAATTTGTTTTTCCAATTATTATTGCATCCTCATCAATAAGTTTTTGAATGACAGTCGCATTATAAATTGAAACAAAATTCTTTAATATATTGGAAGAGCAGGTGAGCGGTTTATCTTTGATGGCAATTACATCTTTTACTGCAATAACCATTCCTGCTAATTTGCCGCAAGTTCCGCTTTTAATTTTTTCTTCTATAGTATCAGCCTGGGTTAAGCAGTCATCGAAGACAAAATTATAAGCATTAAGATGTTTTTGCTGCTCAATTTTGTTCAGAAAATTAGTGATATTTTCTTTGAGGGAAAGAAGACCCGATTTAATTAAATGTATTTTTTCTGAATGATTTTTGTATTCAGGCAATTAACAACCTCTCTTGTATCAGCTGTAATAATGCAAAAATTATTTTTTATCAGTATTGCTTTCGGACTTCTCTGAAATTTTTATATCCTCTTCAACATCTTTCAATGCTTTCTTAAATTCTCTCATTCCTTTTCCGATACCTTGTGCAAGTTCAGGTATTTTCTTAGCTCCGAATAAAATAAGAATAGCTAATACTATAATTAATATTTCTCCAGCTCCTAAGTTACCAAACATATTACACCTCGATTAGATTTAATAAATTTTTTACTAATGAACTAAAAATTAAAGAACCATCTGTATTGCCAAGTATTGGGTCGCATGCATTCTCTGGATGCGGCATAAGTCCCAAAATATTTTTTTCTCTATTGGAAATACCGGCTATATTTTTTACAGAACCATTAGGGTTGTATTTAGCTGAAATTTCGCCATACTTAGAAGCATATTTAAAGATTATCTGGTCATTTTCTTCGAGTTCATTTAAAGTTTTTTCATCGGCGAAATAATTACCCTCACCATGCTTTATTGGTAATTTAATCACATCCTTGTTTAATTTATTTGTAAAGAAAGTATTCCTATTGATTATTTTCAAATAAATATTTTTGCATACAAATTTCAGTGACTCGTTTTTTAACATAACACCTGGTAAAAGTCCAGCTTCTAAAAGTATTTGGAAGCCATTGCAAATTCCTAAAACAAAGCCGCCTTTTAAAGCAAAATCAATTACAGAGTCCATTATAGGTGAAAATCTTGCTATAGCGCCAGTCCTTAAATAATCTCCATAAGAAAAACCGCCTGGTAGAACAATTACATCTGAATTTTTCAAGTCAGTATCTTTATGCCATATTAGTTCGGTTTTATATCCAAGCACATTATTAATAGCATAGAAAGCATCATAATCACAATTTGAACCTGGGAAAGTAACTACTCCAAATTTTATTTTGCTCATATTTCTTCCAAAGTATATTCAAAATCTTCCATTATTGGGTTGCTAAGTAATTTCTCGCAATATATTTTAACCTCGTTATCTGCAGCACTTTTGTCATCGGTGTTAACAATAAATTCAATGTATTTACCTATTCTTGTACCGCTAACATTACTTATGCCTAAAAGTTTTGCTCCTTGTTCAACTGCCTTCCCTGCCGGGTCTAAAATTGTTGGACGTCTTTTAATAATTACTTTTGCGATAAACAAGTATCACCTCAGTTTGTCTCTTCTTTTATTTTGATTGATTCATGATTGTGTTGGAAAATTAAAAAATATATGTGTCTTATAATTCCAAATAATATTACTGAAATAAATATGTAGAAAAAAATAATTCCGTTTGTTATTAAAGCTAAAATGAGCGTAAAAAGTAGTATGAAAAACAATATAACTTTTTCCTTTAGATTTTTATTTTTGAGTTTTGGCAGAGCACTGTATTTAATTTTTGTCACCATTAAAAAAGAAAGAATTATAACAAGCGGGATTACAAATTTGTCAAAAGGTTCGATGATATTTCCATTGCGGTAGTAGGAATTAACAAAAAGAGCTATTGTAACTGCAGATATTGGAATAGGAAGTCCTTTGTAATCAGTTTTTACATTAATGTCTTCAATCTGGATATTAAATCTTGCTAAACGAAGAGCACCAAATATTAACAGAAGTGAACTAACTATAATGCCCCATAAGCCGAGATTAGCTAAATTGCTTTTGTAAATTAAAAAGGCTGGTGCAGCACCAAAACTTACAACATCTGATAACGAATCTAATTCTACACCAAACTTGCTTGATGTTCCGATAAGTCGTGCAATTATGCCATCTAAAGTATCGAAGATTGCAGCTGCAATTATGAATATTGCAGCGTATTTAAATTCCTCGTTCCCAGTCATTAGAATAGATAAAAAACCACAAAAAATATTAAGAGAAGTAATGATATTAGGTATATAAGATTTTTTGAGGGAATTATTCATTTTGTATTTTCTCGAAAAGTATTGTTTCACCAGCTTTAACTTTATCACCTACTTTTACCATTAATTTCCATGTAGAATCAACAATCACATCTGACCTGCTTCCAAACTTAATCATACCAAATCTTTCTCCAATTTTTACACTATCGCCGAGTTTTAAATTGCATACAATCCTTCTGGCAATAGTTCCAGCCACCTGAGTAAATAATACCTTGCCTAAATTATTTTTAATGCCAATCTCAGTGCGTTCGTTTCTTTCATCAGCTTTATCGTAAAAAGCAACTAAATACTCGCCTGGCACATAGTTAAAATAATCAATTACACCGTTAATTGGAATCCTATTTACATGAACATCAAAAGGCGACATGAAAATTGACACTTGTTGAGCAATACAATTTAAAAATTTGTTTTCTCTTTTTGTTTTTATCGAAATTATTTTACCATCTGCGGGAGCTACAACACAATTTTTTTGCTTTGGCGGTATTCTTTCAGGGTCCCTAAAAAAGTAAGTTGTAAATGCAAAAATCAAAGCTCCAATAACAATAAATAAATTTTTTAAAAAATTGTTTTGAAATAAAAAAGCTAATACAATAATTAAAATTGCAATACATGCAATTATTAAGTAAGTAAATAAACCATATTTTGAAATCATGTTGTAAGTTAAGGAAAATAGATTTTTACGTGCGTAAATCTAACATTTTCTTGTTTTAATTTCTTGTGAAAATATTTTTTATTAGTTTTTGACTGCTAATAATAAAAAAGATTTGGGAGGATACATGAAACCCGATATGCACGGGATGCTGAAACAAATTCAAAAAATGCAAGAGGATATGCAAAAAGTGCAGAACGAGCTTGAGAATAAAACTGTAACTGAAGAAAGCGGCGGCGGTATGGTAAAAGCTACGGTAAATGGTAAAAAGGAATTAATTTCTATAAAGATAGATGATGAGGTTTTATCCTCCAACGATAAAGAAATGTTAGAAGATCTTATTGTAGCAGCAGTAAATAAAGCGTTAAATTCTGCTGGTAAAATGGCTGAAGAAGAAATAGCTAATATCACAAAAGGAATAATTCCTCCAGGCTTTAATATCCCAGGTTTGTAAAGTGTTAATAGCTGAACCATTACAAGTAGCTATTGAAGAGCTCAGTAAGTTGCCCTCTATTGGCAAGAAAACAGCGCAGAGACTTGCCCTGCACATTCTGAAAAGCGATAGGCAAACTGTGGAGGCTCTTGTAAAATCCTTAATTGACCTCAAAGAAAAAATTACTTTTTGTCGCAACTGCTTTAATATTTCTGTTGATGAGCTTTGTGATATTTGTAAAAGTGCAAAAAGAGATAGAAGTACTATCTGTGTGGTTGAAGAGGCAAGTGATATTATTGCTATCGAAAAAACGAATGAGTATAATGGGCTATATCATGTGCTTGGAGGGGTTCTTAATCCGCTTGCTAATATAACAGCTGAACAGTTAAAAATAAACGAACTTATTAAACGTGTTGAAAAAGAAAAAGTTAAAGAAGTGATTCTTGCACTTAATCCCGACGCAGAAGGAGATACTACTGCTCTTTACATCGCTAAATTAATTAAACATTTTCCTGTTAAGGTAACTAGAATTGCTCGCGGGTTACCAATTGGTGGGGACCTAGAATTTGCCGATGAAGCTACAATTGGCAGAGCATTTATTGGAAGAATTGTAGTTCAATGAAAGATTGGTATAAATCCTGGTTCAATTCTCCTTTTTATTTAACAGTATACAATCATAGAGATACCCATGATGCTGAAAAATTGTTGGATCTTATCTTAAGGTATATTAATCCAAACTCGGAACTAAAAGTTTTAGATACTGCTTGTGGTGCAGGCAGGCATGCAATTTATCTAGCTGAGAAGGGTTTTGACGTCTATGGGTTTGATTTAAGCAAGACTTTACTTCTTGAAGCAATAAAAAAGGCTGAATTAGGAAATATCAATGTAAAATTTTTATTGACTGATATTCGTGCTGCTTGTTTTAAAATAAAGTTTGATATTATACTAAATCTTTTTACAAGCTTCGGATATTTTGAAAATGATAACGAGAATTTTCGTTTTTTTATTAAAGCTAAATCATTTTTAGCTAAAGAGGGTGTTCTTATAATCGATTACTTTAATCCCAAGTATCTTAAAAAGAATTTAATTGATTATAGTGAAAAAAACATTAACTCCATTATTATAAAAGAAAAAAGATACTTTCAGGGTGAAAGGGTTAACAAAAGTATTGAAATTATCTCTGAAAAAAACACTTACCACTTTGAAGAATCTGTAGCATTGTATAATTACGACTACTTAAAAAGAAAGTTTGAAGAGATGGGTTACAAAATTGTAAAGCAATGGGGCAATTACGATGGTGATAGTTTCAACGAAGAAGTTTCTGAAAGAATAATTTTGGTGCTTAAACAATGCGATATATAGTTTTAACTTTATTATTCATTTCTACCAGTTGCGATTTGCTTACCACTCGAACGCCACAAAAGCCAGAATCACCAAGAGTTATTTTTTTACCTGCTACTTCTCCCGCAATCTTATTCCAAAATTTTAAATCATCTTTAGAAGAAAAAATATTAGAAAATTATTTATCTTGCTTCGTAGATACAGCATTCTTGAAAAAAAAATTTATTTTTACACCATCAACAGGAGCAGTATCTCAATATTCAAATTTGATTAATTGGAATCTCGATGCTGAGAGACAATTTTTTAATAATTTTATTTCAGTTGTCAAAAAAGATTATCCAATTACACTTAAGCTTACAAACGAGTTGAGTAATCCGTTGGGTAGCGATAGTGCAGTTTATCAGTATGATTATGAATTGTCTTTTGTGACAGACGATCCTACACTTCCAAATATGTATACCGGAAGTGCACAGTTTAAAATTTATAATGATTCTAGAAAACAGTGGGTTATTGTTGAATGGCTTGATATTAAAAAGGAAAACAAACCAAGTTGGAGCGAACTTAAAGGTCGCTTATACTGATATTATACTTTTGACTTTGTCTATTTTTATCGGCGGCTGTGTAAATCCATTTGCACCTGCTATGGATAAGTCTACTAACTCAAATGGAAGCTTAATTAGTGATTTGAAAACAGTAAATGGAGTGTTTCAAAATTTTCAATATGCATATACGTTTAAGGATACATTGATTTACGGACAGTTAATTGCAAACGATTTTGTATTTACATATCACGATTATGATTTAGGAGTAGATAAATCTTGGGGCAGAGATGATGAAATGAAAGTTACATACGGTTTATTCCAAAATACACAGAGGCTAGACCTTATATGGAATGACATAGTATCTATGACTGGGGATTCAACTAGGATTATTCGTAGTTTCAATTTAACTATTACTTTTAATCCTACTGATATAGTTTATATTGATGGGAAAGTTAATTTGGAGCTAATAAAAATAGATGGTAAATGGAAAATCAGAAGGTGGATTGATGAATCAAACTTTTAATGGATTATGATGTTGTTCTACTTATCAGAAGCAGTTAAGCTATTCAAAAGGTCGCCACTTGGCAGCTTTATTACAATTATAACTACAGCAATTGCGGTGGGTATAACAACGTTTGCATTCCTTTTAATTTTTTTATCTAACAATATATCTGAAAAATTAAAAAGCAACGTGGAAATTAATGTTTTTCTTAAAGAGAATTACTCAAGTGACGATAAAATAAATTTTGAGAATTTTTTGAGGGGAAATAACATAATTAAAAAGTTCAATTTTATTAGTAAGGAGGAAGCCGAGAAAAAATTCATTTATGAGACGGGTGAAAGTTTTAAAGATATCCTTGATGTAAATCCGCTGCCGGCTTCATATAAATTATACTTAAAGCCAAAATTTGTTGATGAAAATAAAATAGAAGAGTTAAAGAAACAGATTATCCAAAACCCAATTGTGGATGACGTGGTTTTTGATTATAGCACTTTATTAAGGATATTAAACATAATTAATAAACTAAGTACCTTTGTATATTTGATTGCGATCTTATTATTTGTGCTCTCAGTTTATTTGGTTTTTTCGAATTCTAAACTGGTTATTAAAAGCAGAGAAAAAACTTATAATACTATGAAATTGATTGGTACAAAACTATTTTCAATCAGATTCCCAATTTTGTTAAATGGAATTATAATTGGTTTAATTTCTTCGCTAATGGTAATAATAGTTGTTTTTTTTGCTTTTTATTTACTTCAGAAATTATATCCATTTATTAATATTGGAGTCAGTTTATATTTTATTTATTCACTAATTCTTTTATTGGGTTTGATACTTGGTCTTAGTGGAAGTTATATTGCAGCTCGAAGTATAACGTTACAATTTAATTAACAAAAAAGTAAAAATATGTCAACAATTGCAGTGGTAACTGGAGGAGCTGGATTTTTAGGTTCCCATCTTTGTGATAAGTTAATTGAAAAAGGCTTTAAAGTTATTTGCATCGATAATTTGCTTACAGGACGAATAGAAAACATTGAACATTTATTTCTAAATGAAAATTTTACGTTTATCAAGCATGATGTAACAAATTTTATCCATGTACCTTCAAAAGTAGATTATGTATTGCATTTTGCTTCGCCGGCAAGTCCGCTTGATTATCTTCAATACCCAATCCAAACCCTAAAAGTGGGTTCGTTAGGTACACACAAAGCACTTGGTTTGGCAAAAGAAAAGAAAGCGATTTTTTTATTGGCTTCAACTTCTGAAATTTACGGTGATCCGTTAGTTCATCCACAGAAGGAAGATTACTGGGGTAATGTAAACCCAGTTGGACCAAGAGGTGTTTATGATGAAGCAAAAAGATTTGCAGAAGCAATGACTATGGCATATCATCGATATCACGGTGTTGAAACTAGAATAGCAAGAATTTTTAATACATATGGACCACGAATGAGACTTAATGATGGCAGAGCTCTGCCCGCTTTTATATCACAAGCATTAAAAAATGAAGATGTAACAGTATTTGGCGACGGCTCTCAAACTAGAAGTTTCTGTTATGTCTCAGATTTAATTGATGGTATTTATAAATTGATGCTTTCAAATGAATGTGAACCTGTTAACATTGGTAATCCTGATGAAATAACTATTGAAGACTTTGCAAAAGAGGTTATTAGATTAACAAATTCAAAGAGTAAAATTGTATACAAAGAATTACCTATAGATGACCCTAAAATAAGACAACCTGACATTTCGAAAGCAAAGGAAGTTTTAAATTGGGAGCCAAAAATTAGCAGGGAAGAGGGATTAAAGATAACCATTGAATATTTTAGAAAAATGCTAATAACAGATTAATCCAGCATTTTTCAGATGAATAATAAATTTAACTGAGCATTGTTAATCAGAAGCGTACTTTCCAACTTTTAATTACCAATTCCTAATTCCTAATTCCTAATTCCTAATTGAAAAAAGTGGGGGACTGCCTTAGAATTAAACTAAGATTAGAGATTTAGATTTTAAGACAGTCTCCCTTTTCTTGTTCTAATAAAAGCTAGATTACATATTAATACATATCACCCATTCCACCGCCTGGCATAGCCGGTGCAGGTTTTTCTTCTTCTTTCTTTTCGTATACAACTGCTTCAGTGGTAATTAACAATGAAGCAACTGATGCAGCATTTTCAAGAGCGGTACGTGTAACCTTAGTTGGGTCGATAACACCGGATTTCATAAGATTTTCATATTGTTCAGTAGCGGCGTTAAATCCAAAATCATTTTTGCCTTCAAGTACTTTATTTAGTACTACTGCACCTTCTAAGCCAGCATTTGCAGCTATTTGTTTAAGAGGCTCCTCAAGTGCTTTTTGGACAATTTTAATGCCTGTGTTTTGGTCTTCATTTTCGCCAGTTAATTGTTCTAATGCAGAAATTGCGCGTACCAAAGATACACCGCCGCCGGGTACAATGCCTTCTTCAACAGCTGCACGAGTAGCATGGAGCGCATCTTCTACACGAGCTTTCTTTTCTTTCATTTCAATCTCTGTAGCTGCTCCAATTTTCAAGACTGCAACTCCACCGGATAATTTAGCCAATCTTTCTTGTAATTTTTCTCTGTCATAATCTGAGGTGGTCTTTTCTATTTGAGATTTTATCTCGTTAATTCTCTTTTTGATGTCATCGTTTTTACCTGCGCCTTCTACGATAGTAGTGTTGTCTTTGTCAACAGTAACCTTTTTAGCTCTACCTAAGTAGTCAATATTAGCATTTTCAAGTTTAAATCCTCTTTCCTCGGAGATAACAGTACCGCCGGTTAAAATTGCAATATCTTCTAACATTGCTTTCCTTCTATCGCCAAAACCTGGAGCTTTAACAGCACATACTTTTAATGTTCCTCTTAATTTATTTACTACTAAGGTAGCTAATGCTTCGCCTTCGAGGTCTTCGGCAATTATTAATAAAGCTCTTCCAGCTTGTGCTATTTTTTCGAGGATTGGAAGAAGGTCTTTCATTGCGGAAATTTTCTTATCGTGAATTAAAATGTAGGCGTCTTCTAATACAGCTTCCATCGATTCAGAATTTGTAACAAAATATGGTGAGATGTAACCTCTGTCAAATTGCATACCTTCAACTACTTCTAAGGTAGTTTCGGCCGATTTACTTTCTTCTACTGTAATTACGCCATCTTTACCTACTTTTTCCATTGCGTCTGCAATTAAAGAACCAATAGTTTTATCGTTGTTTGCAGAGATAGTTCCTACTTGAGCAATTTCTTCTCGGCCACCGACTTCTTTACTAATTGATTTTAAGTACTCAACTACCTTTGCGACTGCAATATCGATGCCTCTTTTAAGGTCCATTGGATTAGCACCCGCAGTAACATTTTTCAAGCCTTCACGGAAAATAGCTTGAGCAAGCACTGTAGCAGTTGTAGTACCGTCGCCAGCTACATCACTTGTTTTGGATGCAACTTCACGTACCATTTGTGCACCCATGTTTTCTATTGGATTTTCCAGCTCAATTTCTTTTGCTACAGATACACCATCTTTTGTTACAGTTGGAGCGCCAAATTTTTTATCTAATATTACGTTTCTTCCTTTTGGTCCCAAAGTAACTTTAACAGCATTGGCTAATTTATCTACACCTAATTTAAGAGCATTTCGAGCATCACTGCTAAATTCAACTATTTTTGCTGCCATAACATTTCTCCTTTTTTTATTGAAACATTTTTATTCGCTAAAAATTTATTGTAACTTCTCAAAAAATTTATTTTACTATTCCGTAAATATCACTTTCACGCATAATTAGATATTCTTCGCCTTCGATTTTAACTTCAGTCCCGGAATATTTTCCGTACAACACTGTATCTCCAACTTTTACTGACATTTTTATTTCTTTACCTTCATCAGTTATCCTACCAGGTCCTACTGCTACTACAGTCCCTTCAATTGGTTTTTCTTTTGCAGTATCTGGTAAAATAATCCCACCTTTAGTGGTTTCTTCAGCTTCTTTGGGTTTTACAATAACCCTGTCTGCAAGCGGCTGAATTTTAAAATTTGCCATATTTATTCCTCCTATTTGTTGATGTTATTAGCACTCATTAAAAGCGAGTGCTAACATATAATTTTGAACGTTTTTTGTCAAGATTGAGTGCACAAAAACATCTGAAATTAGTCAAAAAACTAATAAAAAAAATAGAATTTAAAATAATGATATCAGAAAAAAATATATATAAAATTTTGCAAGGTAGCCATCTTATGCTGCAAAAAAAATCAACATCCTACCTCTTCATTTGGGATTATTTCACTCATTTCGCTTGTTCACAATAATAATGTAGGCAAGATTGGTTGAGACATCTGCTTTCTCTTCATTAGTTACACAGAGAACCACAGAGAATTCACGGAGAATGTAATAGGCGAGGAACCCTTGAACCCTATAATTGAAATGATTCGATTTGATTTACAACCAAGCTAATAAGATTTTAATAAAGTAATAATACTGAGGAGCCTTTGACTAAAATTATACTGTAAACAAAACCTTACCAACGAAGTGGTGAATTCTCGCCACGAAGAAGTGAATTCCCATTTTATTTTTTAATTAACCTTAGTAGCATCTTAGTTCGCAATAGCAATAATGAACAGTAATTTCTTATTTATTATAAACTTCTTTGTCACATCAAAAGCACTAATCCAGAGTTCTGTGCGACACGCAGGGCATTAGTTAAAGTTAGTCTTTATCGATTGTCCTAGAAAAAATAAAATTAACGTTATTGAGCATTTTTTTTGATTCAAATATTTCTTCTAATTCAGTTTTTGATAAGTAGTTTTTTACTTCTTCTGAAAGTAGTAATTCGT
This window encodes:
- the groES gene encoding co-chaperone GroES, giving the protein MANFKIQPLADRVIVKPKEAEETTKGGIILPDTAKEKPIEGTVVAVGPGRITDEGKEIKMSVKVGDTVLYGKYSGTEVKIEGEEYLIMRESDIYGIVK